The following proteins are co-located in the Macaca thibetana thibetana isolate TM-01 chromosome 6, ASM2454274v1, whole genome shotgun sequence genome:
- the ECSCR gene encoding endothelial cell-specific chemotaxis regulator gives MGTAGAMQLCWVILGFLLFRGHSSQPTATQTSSSQGGLGSLSPTTEPVSSNPGYIPSSEANSPSHLASTGTPGAGVPSSGRGGGTSRDTFQNVPPNSTTMSLSMREDATILPSPTSETVLTVAAFGVISFIVILVVVVIVLVGVVSLRFKCRKSKESEDPQKPGSSGLSESCSTANGEKDRITLISMKNINMNNGKQSLSAEKVL, from the exons GCCACAGCTCCCAGCCCACAGCAACCCAGACCTCTAGCTCTCAGG GAGGCCTCGGCAGTCTAAGTCCGACCACAGAGCCAGTTTCTTCCAACCCAG GATACATCCCTTCCTCAGAGGCTAACAGCCCAAGCCATCTGGCCAGCACCGGTACGCCAG GCGCAGGTGTCCCCAGCAGTGGAAGAGGCGGAGGCACAAGCAGAG ACACATTTCAAAATGTTCCCCCCAATTCAACCACCATGAGCCTGAGCATGAGGGAAGATGCGACCATCCTGCCCAGCCCCACGTCAGAGACTGTGCTCACTGTGGCTGCATTTG GTGTTATCAGCTTCATTGTCATCCTGGTGGTTGTTGTGATTGTCCTAGTCGGTGTGGTCAGCCTGAGGTTCAAGTGTCGGAAGAGCAAGGAGTCTGAAG ATCCCCAGAAACCTGGGAGTTCAGGGCTGTCTGAAAG CTGCTCCACAGCCAATGGAGAGAAAGATCGCATCACCCTTATCTCCATGAAGAACATCAACATGAATAATGGCAAACAAAGTCTCTCAGCAGAGAAG gTTCTTTAA